One genomic segment of Streptomyces showdoensis includes these proteins:
- the tsaD gene encoding tRNA (adenosine(37)-N6)-threonylcarbamoyltransferase complex transferase subunit TsaD → MVLGIESSCDETGAGIVRDGRLLAHVVASSMDEHARFGGVVPEIAARAHLQSFQPVVREALDRAGLRLNAIDAVAVTTGPGLSGALQVGLAGAKSLAYAAGIPLYGVHHLAGHVAADTLEHGPLPTPCVVLIVSGGHTSLLLVRDLVREPILHLGDTLDDAAGECFDKVARILGLPYPGGPAVDRAARDGDPGAVRFPRPLTRPGDDPYAFSFSGLKTAAARWVEKHRLQGLDVPVADGAAALQEAVADVLTRKALAACAAHDVRTLIVVGGVAANSRVRGLAELRCAAAGVELRVPPMTLCTDNGAMIAAVGELLVRSGAEPAPLDVSIDPSAPLEYAALTPG, encoded by the coding sequence GTGGTGCTCGGGATCGAGTCGTCGTGCGACGAGACCGGCGCGGGGATCGTGAGGGACGGGAGACTCCTCGCGCACGTGGTGGCGTCGAGCATGGACGAGCACGCCCGCTTCGGCGGCGTCGTCCCCGAGATCGCCGCCCGCGCGCACCTCCAGTCCTTCCAGCCGGTGGTGCGCGAGGCCCTCGACCGGGCGGGGCTGCGCCTGAACGCGATCGACGCGGTCGCCGTCACCACCGGACCGGGCCTCTCCGGCGCCCTCCAGGTCGGTCTCGCGGGGGCGAAGTCCCTGGCGTACGCGGCCGGGATCCCGCTCTACGGCGTCCACCACCTGGCCGGTCACGTCGCCGCCGACACCCTGGAGCACGGCCCGCTGCCCACCCCTTGCGTGGTCCTGATCGTCTCCGGCGGCCACACCTCCCTCCTGCTGGTGCGGGACCTGGTGCGCGAGCCGATCCTGCACCTGGGCGACACCCTCGACGACGCGGCGGGGGAGTGCTTCGACAAGGTCGCCAGGATCCTCGGGCTGCCCTACCCCGGCGGGCCGGCCGTCGACCGGGCCGCCCGCGACGGCGATCCGGGCGCCGTGCGCTTCCCCCGGCCGCTGACCCGCCCCGGGGACGACCCGTACGCCTTCTCCTTCTCCGGCCTCAAGACGGCCGCCGCCCGCTGGGTCGAGAAGCACCGGCTCCAGGGCCTGGACGTCCCGGTCGCGGACGGGGCCGCCGCGCTGCAGGAGGCCGTCGCCGACGTGCTGACCCGCAAGGCGCTCGCCGCCTGCGCGGCCCACGACGTGCGGACCCTGATCGTGGTCGGCGGCGTCGCGGCGAACTCGCGCGTCCGCGGCCTGGCCGAACTGCGCTGCGCCGCGGCGGGCGTGGAGCTGCGGGTGCCGCCGATGACGCTGTGCACCGACAACGGCGCCATGATCGCTGCCGTCGGCGAGCTCCTCGTACGGTCCGGGGCCGAACCCGCCCCGCTGGACGTGTCGATCGACCCCTCCGCCCCGCTGGAGTACGCCGCCCTCACCCCGGGCTGA
- a CDS encoding acyl-CoA thioesterase, with the protein MADPTASTPSPAPTATARPVKTPDDSRVVLAHIMSEHDTNLYGTIHGGVMMKLIDDAAAAAAGRHADGPAVTVAVDRMSFLAPVRAGDLLSVEAALERAGRTSMTVGVRVTAERWNSAGPTTEVATAFLTFVAIDADGTPREVPALEVSLPGLS; encoded by the coding sequence GTGGCCGATCCCACCGCCTCCACCCCCAGCCCCGCCCCCACCGCCACCGCACGCCCGGTCAAGACCCCGGACGACTCCCGGGTCGTCCTCGCCCACATCATGAGCGAGCACGACACCAATCTGTACGGGACCATCCACGGCGGCGTGATGATGAAGCTCATCGACGACGCCGCCGCGGCGGCCGCCGGGCGACACGCCGACGGGCCGGCCGTCACCGTCGCCGTCGACCGGATGTCCTTCCTCGCCCCCGTCCGCGCCGGGGACCTGCTCAGCGTCGAGGCAGCACTCGAACGCGCCGGGCGGACCTCCATGACCGTCGGGGTCCGCGTGACCGCCGAGCGGTGGAACAGCGCCGGCCCGACCACAGAGGTGGCCACCGCCTTCCTGACGTTCGTCGCCATCGACGCCGACGGCACACCGCGCGAGGTGCCGGCGCTGGAGGTGTCACTGCCCGGCCTGTCCTGA
- a CDS encoding D-alanyl-D-alanine carboxypeptidase family protein codes for MRRAVTVAVTTSAVLAGGLFAGQAHAATPPVPSITAAGGFVMNNGTGAALYGKAADTRRSTGSTTKIMTAKVVLAQRGLNLDAKVTIDKAYSDYIVSKNASSARLIVGDKVTVRQLLYGLMLPSGCDAAYALADKFGTGTTRAARVKSFIGKMNDEARKLGLRNTHFDSFDGISNGSNYSTPRDLTKIASSAMTNSTFRTIVKTKATTQKVTTKSGGYRNMSWTNTNKLLSTYSGAIGVKTGSGPQAKYCLVFAATRGSKTVIGAVLGSPNETNRAADVKKLLDYGFAK; via the coding sequence GTGCGTCGTGCCGTGACCGTCGCGGTCACGACCTCCGCCGTGCTGGCCGGCGGCCTCTTCGCCGGCCAGGCGCACGCCGCGACGCCGCCCGTTCCGTCCATCACCGCCGCGGGCGGCTTCGTGATGAACAACGGGACGGGCGCCGCGCTGTACGGGAAGGCCGCGGACACCCGCCGGTCGACCGGCTCCACCACGAAGATCATGACCGCGAAGGTGGTGCTGGCCCAGCGCGGCCTCAACCTCGACGCGAAGGTCACGATCGACAAGGCGTACAGCGACTACATCGTCTCGAAGAACGCCTCCTCCGCCCGGCTCATCGTCGGCGACAAGGTGACGGTTCGTCAGCTCCTCTACGGTCTGATGCTGCCGTCGGGCTGTGACGCCGCCTACGCGCTGGCCGACAAGTTCGGCACCGGCACCACGCGGGCGGCCCGCGTGAAGTCGTTCATCGGCAAGATGAACGACGAGGCCCGCAAGCTGGGTCTGCGCAACACCCACTTCGACTCCTTCGACGGGATCAGCAACGGGTCGAACTACTCGACCCCGCGTGACCTGACGAAGATCGCGAGCAGTGCGATGACGAACTCCACGTTCCGCACCATCGTGAAGACGAAGGCCACGACCCAGAAGGTGACCACCAAGAGCGGTGGCTACCGGAACATGTCGTGGACCAACACGAACAAGCTCCTGAGCACGTACAGCGGCGCGATCGGCGTGAAGACCGGTTCGGGCCCGCAGGCCAAGTACTGCCTCGTCTTCGCGGCCACCCGCGGCAGCAAGACGGTCATCGGCGCGGTGCTCGGTTCGCCGAACGAGACGAACCGCGCGGCCGACGTGAAGAAGCTGCTGGACTACGGCTTCGCGAAGTAG
- the tatA gene encoding Sec-independent protein translocase subunit TatA: MLRNALEPWHLLLVAIAFIVLFGSKRLPDTARSLGKSLRILKSETRAMRADGQAGDSAPPAPGA; the protein is encoded by the coding sequence GTGCTGCGCAACGCACTGGAACCCTGGCACCTGCTGCTCGTGGCGATCGCGTTCATCGTCCTGTTCGGATCCAAGCGGCTGCCGGACACCGCGCGTTCCCTGGGCAAGTCGCTGCGCATCCTCAAGAGCGAGACGCGGGCGATGCGCGCCGACGGCCAGGCGGGCGACAGCGCCCCGCCCGCGCCCGGGGCATGA